The DNA sequence GGCGCTGACGACGTGTGTGCCGCGTGCCCGGGACTCGGCCCCGACGGCACATGCCGCGACCCTGAGGCAGGCGAAACTGAGGTGCGCCGGCTGGACGCCCTGGCACTGGAAACCCTCGGACTGGCCGAGGACGATCGGGTCTCGCTCTCGCAAGCCCGCAAGCGGCTCACGGGTAATCCGGCACGGATCGCCCGCTGGCGCGCGGAGGCATGCGTCGGCTGCGCCTGGGAGAGTGTGTGCGCAGACGGCTGGAAGCAGGCCGCAGAGAACGCGAGTTGAGCGAGAGAGCCCCGCGTCGAGTTGGGCGCGGAGCTCCGGGGTGGGAATCCGTTTTGCCTACCTTGAGGTGCTCTTCGTCTTCGCTACTTCTTCTGCAGATAGATCTGTCCGCCACGCTGAACCACGCTCATGCCGAGAGCTTTGTCCTTCGCCACCTTGCGCAAAGCAACTACTGCCGTAATGGCCTTGACGCCAGCTATCTCAACTCGAACGCTTGCGTTGGATGACTTCATGAACTCATCCACGATAGTCGAGTACACACTTGCTCCGCGAGTTGATTTGGAAGGTACCTCGGCTGGCACGAGTTTGAATGACTTGTCCATGTTCTTTCTCCATCCAGGTGTTATCGACTACGCTATTTTGCTCACTATACCCTACTGATATGCTAGGCGAATGACAGGCGACATCTCACACGCAAATTCACGCGCACTGTCGCACCGGTGCCGCTAGGGCCGTTCGGTCAGCGTGTCGAATGCAGCATCGTGATTCGCGACGGCCTTCGCACCCAGCGCAAGCGCCTCGGACCAGAGAGTTTCGGCCTCGCCGCCCGCGAAATCGCGACCTGCGATCGCCCCCACCAGCACGACGGGCGTTCCGGCTCGCGCCGCGACGACAGCCGCGCGCAAGTTGCCGACGTTGCCGTTCCCGAAGGGGATCTCGGCGACCACGACCACATCCGCCTCCTGCGACAACTGCGCGACGTGCTCCTGCGCCTCCGCATCCATCGGCGCAAATGGTGGGATCGCGGCGTACTCGAGTCCGAGCGCTGTTGCGACAAGCTGGTCGGCGTCGCCGAGGTTGAGCGCGCCCGCCGAGACGTGCCAGCCGGCCAGCACCAGCCGACGCATCAGTGACGCGGCAACTCCCGAACCGCCGATCACCAGCGCACGTCCGCGCTGCGTGCGAGCGACGGCGCCCTCGCGCAACACCGGCGTGACGCTGACCGAGCCGGTGATGGGGTCGGTGCCGACGACGGCCCGCACGCCGAAGACCGCCGAAAGCATCTCGGCGGTGATGGCTAACGCAGGCGGAAGCGCTTCGCCGAGACGCCCGTCGGCGACAACCGCTATGCGGTCTGCATAACGCGCGGCCAGGTCGAGATCGTGGAAGACGGCGAGCACCGCCAGCCCCGAGTCGGCAAGCTCGCGTGTCAGGTCGAGAACCTGGAGCCGGTGGTTGAGATCGAGGTGGCTCACCGGCTCGTCCAGTAGTAGAATGCGCGGCTCCTGGGCAAGTGCCTGAGCCAAAGCGAGGCGTTGCAGGTCGCCGCCGGAGAGTTGGTCAGTGGGCTTGTCGGCGAGGTGCGCCGTGTCGGTGAGCGCCATCGCCCGATCGACGACCTCCCGGTCGTGCTCGCCGGGCGAAGCGAAGCGCGACAGGTGCGCGTGCCGCCCCATAGCCACGAAGTCGCGCGCCGGCACCGCAAACGCGGGCTGCACCTGCTGCGGCACGACGCCGACCATCCGTGCACGGGCCACCGAGGAATACTCCCTTGCCGGCAGACCACCTAGGTTCAGCGCTCCCCCGAGGAGCTCCGCATCCCCGGTCACCGTGCGCACGAGCGTGGACTTGCCGGCGCCATTGGGCCCAACAAGACCTACGATCTCGCCCGCGTGTACTTCTAGGTTCGCGCCACATACGACAGGCGCCCCGGCGTAGCCCACGTCGGCGCGTGCGTATTCCAACAAGACCTCGGCAATCACCGCGATCGCCCCCGCACCAGCAGCCAGATGAAGAACGGCCCGCCGAGAACCGCCGTCACGATGCCCACCGGGATTTCGACCGGACGGATCACCATGCGGGCCGCAAGGTCAGAGAGCACCAGAACCGATGCGCCGGCAAGAAGCGACGCCGGCAGCAGCCGACGATGGTCGGGGCCGACGATCCGCCGCATGATATGCGGCGTCATGAGTCCAACGAAGCCGATCAGCCCGGAGACCGCCACGGCGGCGGCCGTAAGGAGCGATGCTGCTGCCAACATGAGGAGCTTGAAGCGCTCAACGGACAGGCCGAGATGGCCGGCGCGCTCGTCACCAAGCAACATGAGGTTGAGTTCGCGCGTCGAAAGCAGCGGAAGGAGGATTCCCAGCACGAACATCGGCGCGATCATGGCTACGTACTGCCATGAGGCGGCGGACAGGCCACCCATCATCCAATACACCAGCGCCATCATCTGTTGGCGCGCGACCAGCATGATGAACGACGTCAGGGCCGCTAGCACATACGAGACCGCCACGCCTGCAAGCAGAAGTGATGTCGGCTCCAGACGCCCACGCGACGACGCGAGCCTCACGACCAGGATCATCGTGAGCAGCGCGCCCGCAAACGCGCCGGCCGGAACCGCTCCGAATCTCCACACGGTTGCGCCCGCGGTCGCGGTCAGTGCGACCATCGCCCCCAGCCCGGCACCACTCGACACGCCGAGAATGTAGGGGTCGGCCAGAGGGTTGCGGAAAAGCGCTTGGTAGAGCGTACCTGCCGCTGCCAACGATGCCCCAACCAGCGCGGCTATCAGCACCCGTGGAAGACGCACGTCCACCACAAGCGTATCGGCAAGCCCACCGCTGCTGCCGCTGAACCGCCGACCGAGAGCGGCGATCACGTCGCCCGCCGACAGCGGCACCGCCCCGAACGCCACGCCGACCAGCATCGCCGAGGCAAGCACGGCGATGAGAGCGGCGATGACCGCGGGATACGAGAGCGGCTGTCGATCGATCCTGGCCACGTTTCGCTACTTCCTAAAACGCTTCCGGATGCAGGCCCATGGCGATCTGCTTCAAGCCCTCGATGAGGCGCGGGCCGGGACGCGAGACTGTGTTGTCGTCCAGGATCACGACGCGCCCGTTCTTCACCGCTGAGAGCTTGTCGAAGCCGGCACGCTTCTCGATGGACGCGGGATCGCTGCTGGAACCTTTCGTCGCCAGGTAGACCTGCGGGTTGGCGGCTATGAGCTGCTCAGACGAGTAGGCTACGTAGCTTTTCTCGGTGACGACGTTGGTGCCACCGGCGAGCGTGATGAGCTCGTCAATGAAGGTGCCCTTGCCCACCGTGTAGAGCGGGTTTTGGCCGATCTCGACGAATGCCGTGACTTTGGGCTTACCAGCGACGGCCTTCTGCACCGACACCACGTCTGCCTTCATGCCTTCGACGATGGAAGTCGCCTTCGATGCCGTGCCGGTCGCCTTGCCTACGCGCTCGATGTCGGTGTAGACGCCTGCGAGGTCCTGCGGGTCGATAGCGATCACCACCGCGCCAAGCGCCTCCAGCCGCTTCACCATGTCGGCCTGCACGCCGGTGGTCGCCAAGATGAGGTCCGGCTTCGCAGCTGCAATAGCCTCCAAGTTGGGTGTCTGAAAGTCGCCGACTTTCGCGATGCCGCTTACCTCGGCAGGATAGTCGTCATAGGTCGTGACGCCGACTACGCGGTCGCCTAGACCCAATGCGAACAGGATCTCGGTGTTTGCGGGCGCGAGTGAAACGATGCGTTTGGGCTCGGCGTTGATGGTAACCACGCGGCCGGCATCGTCGGTCAGCGTCACCGGATATGCCGCCGAGGAGTCGGACTTCACTGTGGACGGACCGCCGCTCGCGGTGCAGCCGGCGAACGAGAACGTCGCAAGCACAGCGGCTAGGAGCAGGATCAGTGTGGTTCGGGTGGCGCGAGTGCGTTTCGTACGGGGCATGCATCCTCCTTGTGGAAATCGATCACGGATTCTTGGACGCCCCCGCCAAAACGAAGAAGCCCGCTGCCCTACAGAGAAATCTGTCGGCAAACGAGCTTCGAGTTGAAAGCGGAGCGGATCGGGGTGAAGTCTCCGGCGCGAGCTTTCGAGCCTGCTTTCGAGACATCACCGCGAGCCGGCCTTGCACCTCGAAGGCCGCGTCGCGCATCACCTTGGCAGGTCTCCTGACTTGGGGAGCGCACAAGCGCTTCCCTCTACAGTGGCGGGTCCCGTCCCGGATTCGCACCGGGTTCCCTATTCTCCCGCGACTGACGTGTCCGCGGGCACCAAGTGACGCCTATTCAGTTGGCAATGCGGTCAGTGTAGTCTAGGCGCAGCGGCGGCGCCATCAGGAATCCGCCGAGTGGGCACTCTTCGCGCCGCTTCGCGGATCGGGTTCTCGGCATGGCGTTCGCTCATCCCGCGACGAGACGAGTATGTGCCGCCCAAGGGAAAGGCGAATCTCTTGCCCGGAAGTCCCAAATGGAACCGTGGATGGCCGGTGATAGCCTGCGCATTCGCGTTTGCGATTCTGGCCGCAAGCGTGGTGGCGGCGCATCTCATCGCCCATGCCGAGTATTCGCGAAGCTTCGACTCACCAGCTTCGATCGAAGTGCGCGCACATGCCGCCGCCATCGCCGCGAGCGTAGAACCCTGGAACCGTGGATTCGTGGCTAGAGCACACCTGCTAACCCTGTGGGTCGAGGGCAAGGACCTTCTGGAAGCCGGAGATTACAACGCAGCGGTAGACGTGCTCGACTCGGCGTACCGCCAAGATGTGGGCAACGTCGAGCTTCTCGCGCTCTACCAGCAGGCGCAAGCCGTCCAGGCCGAGGAAACGAACCGGAAGGCTCACCTGCAGCACGGTCACGAGGGACCCGGTGGCACGCTGCTCCCAGAGGATGTGGAGAGGTAGCCTGATCGCCTCGCCAACCTATGCCCTGACCTCAAACTCCTCAAACTCCGCGCCGAAGCCATCCGGCAACGCGGTCAGCGGGTCCGGACCCAGCCCGACCGTGATCGCCTCCGGCCGAGTGCCCTGGGCACGAAACGCCTGCAGTGCCCATCGCCGCACGCCAAGCGAACTCAGCTCTCCCGCCATGCGCCGGAGCGCATCCAGGCCGAGAAGTCCCGGGTGCACCGTCGTCCGCACCTCGTAGTCGACGGCGCTCGCGAGCAACGCCTGCAGACTCATCCGCGCGTGCTCGCCGCTGCCGGGCACGCGCGTGATGCGCTCGTACTCGGCGAATGGTGCTTTCACGTCGAAACCAACCCAGTCGGCCAAGGAGAGCGCCTCGGCGAAGCGCTCGGGTAGCTGCCCACCGCTGTGCAGGGCCACACGCATGCCCAGCTCGCGCACTTCGCGCATTGCTGGCA is a window from the Coriobacteriia bacterium genome containing:
- a CDS encoding iron ABC transporter permease, whose translation is MARIDRQPLSYPAVIAALIAVLASAMLVGVAFGAVPLSAGDVIAALGRRFSGSSGGLADTLVVDVRLPRVLIAALVGASLAAAGTLYQALFRNPLADPYILGVSSGAGLGAMVALTATAGATVWRFGAVPAGAFAGALLTMILVVRLASSRGRLEPTSLLLAGVAVSYVLAALTSFIMLVARQQMMALVYWMMGGLSAASWQYVAMIAPMFVLGILLPLLSTRELNLMLLGDERAGHLGLSVERFKLLMLAAASLLTAAAVAVSGLIGFVGLMTPHIMRRIVGPDHRRLLPASLLAGASVLVLSDLAARMVIRPVEIPVGIVTAVLGGPFFIWLLVRGRSR
- a CDS encoding ABC transporter ATP-binding protein, producing MIAEVLLEYARADVGYAGAPVVCGANLEVHAGEIVGLVGPNGAGKSTLVRTVTGDAELLGGALNLGGLPAREYSSVARARMVGVVPQQVQPAFAVPARDFVAMGRHAHLSRFASPGEHDREVVDRAMALTDTAHLADKPTDQLSGGDLQRLALAQALAQEPRILLLDEPVSHLDLNHRLQVLDLTRELADSGLAVLAVFHDLDLAARYADRIAVVADGRLGEALPPALAITAEMLSAVFGVRAVVGTDPITGSVSVTPVLREGAVARTQRGRALVIGGSGVAASLMRRLVLAGWHVSAGALNLGDADQLVATALGLEYAAIPPFAPMDAEAQEHVAQLSQEADVVVVAEIPFGNGNVGNLRAAVVAARAGTPVVLVGAIAGRDFAGGEAETLWSEALALGAKAVANHDAAFDTLTERP
- a CDS encoding cobalamin-binding protein, translating into MPRTKRTRATRTTLILLLAAVLATFSFAGCTASGGPSTVKSDSSAAYPVTLTDDAGRVVTINAEPKRIVSLAPANTEILFALGLGDRVVGVTTYDDYPAEVSGIAKVGDFQTPNLEAIAAAKPDLILATTGVQADMVKRLEALGAVVIAIDPQDLAGVYTDIERVGKATGTASKATSIVEGMKADVVSVQKAVAGKPKVTAFVEIGQNPLYTVGKGTFIDELITLAGGTNVVTEKSYVAYSSEQLIAANPQVYLATKGSSSDPASIEKRAGFDKLSAVKNGRVVILDDNTVSRPGPRLIEGLKQIAMGLHPEAF
- a CDS encoding DUF1284 domain-containing protein: MSDADTAAPPRLRGHHLICLQFFRGEGYSEAFVANLADVVMRANAEPALVVQGADDVCAACPGLGPDGTCRDPEAGETEVRRLDALALETLGLAEDDRVSLSQARKRLTGNPARIARWRAEACVGCAWESVCADGWKQAAENAS
- a CDS encoding tetratricopeptide repeat protein; protein product: MGTLRAASRIGFSAWRSLIPRRDEYVPPKGKANLLPGSPKWNRGWPVIACAFAFAILAASVVAAHLIAHAEYSRSFDSPASIEVRAHAAAIAASVEPWNRGFVARAHLLTLWVEGKDLLEAGDYNAAVDVLDSAYRQDVGNVELLALYQQAQAVQAEETNRKAHLQHGHEGPGGTLLPEDVER
- a CDS encoding anaerobic ribonucleoside-triphosphate reductase activating protein — encoded protein: MSTSADLRIGGLTRLSTCDWPGQLVATVFCQGCPWDCVYCHNPALLSAAAAAGSEALAWREVRRFIEGRVGLLDGVVFSGGEPIAQRALLPAMREVRELGMRVALHSGGQLPERFAEALSLADWVGFDVKAPFAEYERITRVPGSGEHARMSLQALLASAVDYEVRTTVHPGLLGLDALRRMAGELSSLGVRRWALQAFRAQGTRPEAITVGLGPDPLTALPDGFGAEFEEFEVRA